One genomic region from Yamadazyma tenuis chromosome 4, complete sequence encodes:
- the AFG3 gene encoding AAA ATPase afg3 (EggNog:ENOG503NV7Y; COG:U; MEROPS:MER0002600) yields MLNQQNRDNKDHKEDNQKDHDKQDHEKQKEKTKEEEEKEFREELKKRLKEKNPNLDLNNLNFYNIDRGTINKVLGGLLLGGILIAMLASNSSPDHENELSFQDFKTKYFMKGLVTKITVVNRYLVKADLIQGAVSDQTYQAYNGKPAIYFAIGSVDFFEKEINEIQNNLGIPINERIPISFSEKDDWMNYVLPILPTLLLIGGIYYLTSRRPNSPGGGGPNNIFKIGKSKAKLFNQENDVKIRFKDVAGCEESKEEIMEFVKFLQNPTKYEKLGAKIPRGAILSGPPGTGKTLLAKATAGEANVPFLSVSGSEFVEMFVGIGASRVRDLFKTAREMAPSIIFVDEIDAIGRERGNGRMGNDEKENTLNQLLVEMDGFESSDHVVVLAGTNRVDILDKALLRPGRFDRHISIDIPDIEGRKEIFKVHLSKLTLKCDEDIKATKQDVDFNKYQQLKSEAIENLAGRLGALTPGFSGADIANCCNEGALIAAREDATSVDVPHFEQAIERVIAGLEKKSRVLSLDEKKTVAYHEAGHAICGWFLEFADPLVKVSIIPRGQGALGYAQYLPKDQYLLSKEQYYHRMIMTLGGRVSEELHFDTVTTGASDDFKKVTQMAQSMILKLGMSDKIGSIYYDNGEDAEGYRVHNNYSEKTARLIDTEVKRFIDEAYIACKKLLTEKIELVDSVAEELYKKEVLTREDMIRLVGPRPFRERNDAFDKYIKGTDAFKPRKKIEDQGSAAPTS; encoded by the coding sequence ATGTtgaaccaacaaaatcgaGATAATAAAGACCACAAGGAAGACAACCAAAAAGATCACGATAAGCAGGATCACGAGAAGCAAAAGGAGAAAACgaaagaggaagaagagaaagagttTCGAGAAGAGCTTAAGAAGCgtttgaaggagaagaacccaaacttggacttgaataatttGAATTTCTATAACATTGATCGTGGCACCATCAATAAAGTCCTCGGGGGGTTATTACTTGGAGGAATACTTATTGCCATGCTCGCCTCCAACTCTTCACCCGACCATGAAAATGAGTTATCCTTCCAAGACTTCAAAACCAAATACTTCATGAAAGGTTTGGTGACCAAAATAACTGTAGTCAACAGATATTTGGTAAAAGCCGATTTAATTCAAGGTGCTGTACTGGACCAAACCTATCAAGCTTATAATGGCAAACCTGCGATATATTTCGCCATTGGATCCGTGGATTTCTTCGAGAAGGAGATCAATGAAATTCAGAATAACTTGGGAATTCCTATCAACGAAAGAATCCCGATTTCATTTAGCGAAAAGGATGATTGGATGAATTATGTTTTGCCTATCTTACCAACACTTCTATTAATTGGTGGTATTTATTACTTAACCTCTAGGAGACCAAATTCTCCTGGTGGTGGCGGACCAAACAATATCTTTAAAATAGGTAAATCAAAAGCAAAATTGTTCAATCAAGAGAATGACGTTAAAATTAGATTTAAAGATGTTGCTGGTTGTGAAGAATcaaaggaagaaatcatgGAATTTGTCAAGTTCTTACAAAACCCAACTAAGTACGAAAAGTTGGGGGCTAAGATCCCTAGAGGTGCAATTTTATCTGGTCCCCCCGGTACAGGTAAAACTTTATTAGCCAAAGCAACGGCCGGTGAAGCAAACGTCCCCTTCTTATCTGTTTCCGGTTCGGAGTTCGTTGAAATGtttgttggtattggtgCCTCCAGAGTTCGTGACTTATTTAAAACCGCAAGAGAAATGGCTCCATCGAttatttttgttgatgaaattgatgcCATTGGAAGAGAGAGAGGAAATGGCAGAATGGGAAATGACGAAAAAGAGAACACATTGAATCAATTATTGGTCGAAATGGATGGATTTGAATCCTCTGACCATGTTGTTGTTTTAGCAGGTACTAACAGAGTTGACATATTAGATAAGGCATTATTAAGACCCGGAAGATTTGACAGACACATCTCTATTGATATTCCCGACATcgaaggaagaaaagagattTTCAAAGTGCATTTGTCTAAATTAACTTTGAAATGTGATGAGGATATCAAGGCTACCAAACaagatgttgatttcaacaagtaccAACAGTTAAAATCTGAGGCTATTGAAAATTTAGCTGGAAGATTAGGTGCGTTGACACCCGGATTTTCCGGTGCTGATATCGCCAACTGTTGTAACGAAGGTGCTTTGATTGCTGCTAGAGAAGATGCCACTTCAGTTGACGTTCCTCATTTTGAACAGGCAATTGAAAGAGTCATAGCCGGATTGGAAAAGAAATCTAGAGTTTTGTCtttggatgaaaagaaaaccGTCGCTTACCATGAGGCAGGTCATGctatttgtggatggttTTTGGAATTTGCAGATCCATTGGTAAAGGTTTCGATCATCCCCAGAGGCCAAGGAGCTTTAGGATATGCCCAATATTTACCAAAGGATCAATACTTGTTGTCTAAAGAACAGTACTACCACAGAATGATTATGACATTAGGTGGAAGAGTCTCAGAAGAGTTGCACTTTGACACTGTAACTACGGGAGCCTCCGACGATTTCAAGAAAGTCACTCAAATGGCACAatcaatgatcttgaagttgggtATGTCAGACAAAATTGGTAGCATATATTATGATAATGGAGAAGATGCTGAAGGATACAGAGTTCACAACAATTATTCGGAGAAAACTGCCCGATTAATCGATACTGAAGTCAAAAGgtttattgatgaagcttACATTGCCTGcaagaaattgttgacTGAAAAAATCGAAT